Proteins from one Toxotes jaculatrix isolate fToxJac2 chromosome 13, fToxJac2.pri, whole genome shotgun sequence genomic window:
- the tac1 gene encoding protachykinin-1 isoform X2, with protein MEDGWLPNDPFREILLRMTRKPRPHQFIGLMGKRSMANAQITRKRHKVNSFVGLMGKRSQEEPESYEWSTIQTYDKRR; from the exons gacGGCTGGCTTCCCAACGACCCATTCAGAGAAATCCTCCTGAGGATGACAAGAAAGCCGCGGCCGCATCAGTTCATCGGCCTGATGGGGAAGCGCTCTATGG CAAATGCACAGATCACCCGCAAAA GGCATAAAGTCAACTCTTTTGTTGGACTGATGGGGAAAAGAAGCCAAGAGGAGCCAG agtCCTACGAGTGGAGCACAATACAGACGTATGACAAGCGCCGCTAA
- the tac1 gene encoding protachykinin-1 isoform X1 yields the protein MKLLLLPVLMAFFAVAQVFCEENEPKEEADYWTSTNQIQDGWLPNDPFREILLRMTRKPRPHQFIGLMGKRSMANAQITRKRHKVNSFVGLMGKRSQEEPESYEWSTIQTYDKRR from the exons ATGAAGTTACTCCTTTTGCCAGTTTTAATGGCTTTTTTCGCCGTCGCTCAAGTTTTTTGCGAGGAAAACGAGCCAAAAGAAGAGGCTGACTACTGGACGAGCACTAATCAAATTCAG gacGGCTGGCTTCCCAACGACCCATTCAGAGAAATCCTCCTGAGGATGACAAGAAAGCCGCGGCCGCATCAGTTCATCGGCCTGATGGGGAAGCGCTCTATGG CAAATGCACAGATCACCCGCAAAA GGCATAAAGTCAACTCTTTTGTTGGACTGATGGGGAAAAGAAGCCAAGAGGAGCCAG agtCCTACGAGTGGAGCACAATACAGACGTATGACAAGCGCCGCTAA
- the asns gene encoding asparagine synthetase [glutamine-hydrolyzing], giving the protein MCGIWALFGSDECLSVQCTSAMKIAHRGPDAFRFENVNGFTNCCFGFHRLAIVDQLYGMQPLRIKKFPFLWLCYNGEIYNHHALRKQFEFDYQTKVDGEVLLHLYDRFGIQKMASLLDGVFAFVLLDTANRKVFLGRDTYGVRPLFKLLTDDGFLAVCSEAKGLTDITHAAATPANIIPFLPGHFEAFDLNLNGKVQSIQMEQFHRCTQEPAHATCNPLEILPTKFDEETVKSNIRTLFESAVRKRLMAHRRIGCLLSGGLDSSLVAATLVKLAKEEKLQYPIQTFSIGSEDSPDVIAARKVAAHIGSEHHEVNFTAEEGIQVVDDVIFHLETYDITTIRASVGMYLISKYIREKTDSVVIFSGEGSDELTQGYIYFHKAPTPKAAAEDSVRLMEELYLFDVLRADRTTAAHGLELRVPFLDHRFTAYYLSLPEDMRIPKNGVEKHLLRDSFKGLNLIPDEILWRRKEAFSDGMMSLKKSWYTCLQEHLESMVNDDQMEKAHKTFPHNPPSTKEAYYYRQVFEKHYPGRAKWLSHYWMPRWINASDPSARTLSIYKPDKDQ; this is encoded by the exons ATGTGTGGTATCTGGGCTTTGTTTGGCAGTGATGAGTGCCTGTCAGTTCAGTGCACTAGCGCCATGAAGATTGCCCACAGGGGCCCCGACGCCTTCCGCTTCGAGAACGTCAATGGCTTCACCAACTGCTGCTTCGGCTTCCACCGGCTGGCCATTGTGGACCAGCTGTACGGCATGCAGCCCCTACGGATCAAGAAGTTTCCCTTCTTGTGGCTCTGCTACAACGGAGAAATTTACAACCATCACGCG CTGAGGAAGCAGTTTGAGTTCGATTACCAGACTAAAGTGGACGGGGAGGTCTTGCTGCACCTGTATGACCGCTTTGGCATTCAGAAGATGGCGTCTCTCCTGGATGGTGTGTTTGCTTTCGTCCTGCTGGACACCGCCAACAGAAAAGTCTTCTTGGGAAGGGACACGTACGGAGTCCGGCCTCTTTTCAAGCTCCTCACAGACGATGGATTCCTTGCAGTCTGCTCAGAGGCCAAAG GCCTCACAGACATTACCCATGCGGCGGCCACCCCAGCCAACATTATCCCTTTTCTCCCGGGGCACTTTGAGGCCTTTGATTTGAATCTGAATGGCAAAGTTCAGTCTATTCAAATGGAGCAGTTCCACCGCTGCACACAGGAGCCTGCTCACGCCACCTGCAACCCTTTGGAGATACTACCTACAA AGTTTGATGAGGAAACGGTGAAAAGCAACATCAGAACGCTGTTTGAGAGCGCTGTGAGGAAGCGTCTGATGGCTCACAGGAGAATCGGTTGTCTTCTGTCAG GGGGTCTGGACTCGAGTTTGGTCGCTGCTACGCTGGTGAAACTGGCCaaagaggagaagctgcagtATCCCATCCAGACGTTTTCGATCGGGTCAGAGGACAGTCCAGACGTCATCGCTGCTCGCAAG GTTGCTGCTCACATTGGAAGCGAACACCACGAGGTCAACTTCACCGCAGAAGAAGGCATCCAGGTGGTAGACGACGTCATCTTCCACCTGGAGACCTACGACATCACCACCATACGTGCCTCTGTGG GGATGTACCTGATTTCAAAGTACATCAGGGAGAAGACAGACAGCGTGGTGATCTTCTCTGGAGAGGGATCTGATGAGCTGACTCAGGGATACATTTACTTCCACAAG GCTCCAACCCCCAAAGCAGCGGCAGAGGACAGCGTTCGGCTGATGGAGGAGCTCTACCTGTTCGACGTCCTCCGAGCCGATCGCACCACTGCTGCACACGG CCTGGAGCTCCGAGTGCCTTTCCTGGACCACAGATTCACAGCGTACTACCTCTCCCTGCCTGAGGACATGAGGATTCCTAAG AATGGAGTGGAGAAGCACCTCCTGAGAGATTCCTTCAAAGGACTCAACCTGATCCCTGATGAGATCCTGTGGAGGCGTAAAGAAGCCTTCAGCGATGGTATGATGTCATTGAAGAAGTCCTGGTACACCTGCCTGCAGGAGCACCTCGAATCTATG GTGAACGACGACCAGATGGAGAAGGCTCACAAGACGTTCCCTCACAACCCTCCGAGCACCAAAGAGGCCTACTACTACAGACAGGTGTTCGAGAAGCACTATCCGGGCCGGGCCAAGTGGCTCTCCCATTACTGGATGCCGCGCTGGATCAACGCCAGCGACCCCTCGGCCCGGACCCTGTCCATCTACAAACCCGATAAAGACCAGTGA